In one window of Dyella thiooxydans DNA:
- the lipA gene encoding lipoyl synthase codes for MSESSATPSKTIPIQTLSAPVVEKQLGNDKIARNRAGFDTETPTLRKPGWIRVRLPQGNAVQELKSRLRRNALVTVCEEASCPNIHECFSKGTATFMILGEVCTRRCSFCDVAHGRPAPPDPLEPARLAETIADMRLKYVVITSVDRDDLRDGGAEHFASCIRAVRHAAPGIKIEILTPDFRGKGRMERALEVMKDFPPDVFNHNLETVPHLYREVRPGADYQWSLDLLKRFKAQHPDVPTKSGIMLGLGETYEQVIETLRDLRAHDVEMITIGQYLQPTPHHHPVVRYWTPDEFDALRREGEAMGFHHVASGPLVRSSYHADLQAHAAGVTELA; via the coding sequence ATGAGCGAATCCTCCGCCACTCCCAGCAAGACCATTCCGATCCAGACGCTGTCCGCGCCGGTGGTCGAAAAGCAGCTCGGCAACGACAAGATCGCGCGCAACCGCGCCGGCTTCGACACCGAGACGCCGACCCTGCGCAAGCCGGGCTGGATCCGCGTGCGCCTGCCGCAGGGCAATGCGGTGCAGGAGCTGAAGTCGCGCCTGCGCCGGAACGCGCTGGTGACGGTGTGCGAGGAGGCCTCCTGCCCGAACATCCACGAGTGCTTCTCCAAGGGCACCGCCACCTTCATGATCCTCGGCGAGGTGTGCACCCGCCGCTGCTCGTTCTGCGACGTGGCCCACGGCCGCCCGGCGCCGCCCGATCCGCTGGAGCCGGCGCGCCTGGCCGAGACCATCGCCGACATGCGCCTGAAGTACGTGGTGATCACCTCGGTCGACCGCGACGACCTGCGCGACGGCGGTGCCGAGCACTTCGCCAGCTGTATCCGCGCGGTGCGCCATGCCGCCCCCGGCATCAAGATCGAGATCCTCACCCCCGACTTCCGCGGCAAGGGCCGCATGGAGCGGGCGCTGGAGGTGATGAAGGATTTCCCGCCGGACGTGTTCAACCACAACCTGGAAACCGTCCCGCACCTTTATCGCGAGGTGCGCCCGGGCGCCGACTACCAGTGGTCGCTCGACCTGCTCAAGCGTTTCAAGGCGCAGCATCCGGACGTGCCGACCAAGTCCGGCATCATGCTGGGCCTGGGGGAGACGTACGAGCAGGTGATCGAGACCCTGCGGGATCTACGCGCCCATGACGTGGAAATGATCACCATCGGCCAGTACCTGCAGCCGACGCCCCACCATCACCCGGTGGTGCGCTACTGGACGCCGGACGAATTCGACGCGCTGCGTCGGGAAGGCGAGGCGATGGGTTTCCACCACGTCGCGTCCGGCC